One stretch of Hylaeus volcanicus isolate JK05 unplaced genomic scaffold, UHH_iyHylVolc1.0_haploid 11884, whole genome shotgun sequence DNA includes these proteins:
- the LOC128882471 gene encoding uncharacterized protein LOC128882471: MIVNIDTISRIGKGSQPSNIDLIACHNDFIDSIDWEETGIDLGSDHQILDFHINLKPNSNIFYTIGNKTNRTSRLYKINKIDWIEFRLHLANREEEINSSIQQGRNLIERYNNWKQPIIEYFEVRNTDHQHLQQHRQNKTARNTNLRSSNNRNNVQCKTQPRWWDEECTSTWSTWKKYQKNLWKHGKIEDYENMVGWKTRWKILKREKKKTAWENLIQEMNNNTNLTKIWNKIRGIKKRYTENRDNLEIKVRKELEDTEINKIIDNNVTSTSILTHTAQILQEEDNNYTRIWNTTIDKIEMLQTIEKNKNKKSAPGVDGIDYKILAELPLHMKNHLHKIFEESWNTGEIPPDWKKGEIIMLQKPGKKALRPITLTSCVGKTLERIINNRLQLWLEENQKLENNQAGFRKNRSTMDNLIRITNEIKHNNRQKLNTVGIFVDIKGAYDNVNLVKLLHILKMINCPSTMYNWIRTWLSNRKKKIDDERTFTLLYADDIVIVNKYKKEETSLRPSEIALKRLVDHLEIRDLTIAPEKTKINALRGYCTQGKKTVRDYSVPMQRTERYKPKLGD; the protein is encoded by the exons ATGATCGTTAACATAGATACTATATCGAGGATAGGCAAAGGCTCTCAACCATCGAATATTGACTTAATAGCATGTCACAATGATTTCATAGACTCCATTGATTGGGAGGAAACAGGTATAGATTTGGGGTCAGATCATCAGATCCTAGATTTTCATATAAACCTAAAACCTaatagcaatatattttatacaataggaaacaaaacaaatagaaCAAGCAggctttataaaataaataaaatagactgGATAGAATTTAGACTTCACTTGGCAAACagagaggaagaaataaatagcAGTATTCAACAAGGACGCAACCTGATAGAAAGATATAATAACTGGAAACAACCAATAATCGAATACTTTGAGGTAAGAAATACAGACCACCAACATCTTCAACAACACAGACAAAACAAAACGGCACGGAACACTAACTTACGATCATCAAACAatagaaataatgtacaatgtAAAACCCAACCCAGATGGTGGGATGAAGAATGCACCTCTACATGGTCCACATGGAAAAAGTACCAAAAAAATCTTTGGAAACATGGCAAAATCGAGGACTATGAAAATATGGTTGGATGGAAGACCAGATGGAAGATCTTAAAgagggaaaagaagaaaactgcCTGGGAAAATCTGATACAGGAAATGAACAACAATACAAATCTCacaaaaatttggaataaaataagaGGCATTAAAAAACGGTATACAGAAAATAGGGACAATCTGGAAATAAAGGTAAGAAAAGAATTAGAGgacacagaaataaataaaattatagacaACAATGTAACTTCAACATCCATCTTAACCCACACAGCACAAATACTACAAGAAGAAGATAACAATTACACTAGAATTTGGAATACAACAATAGACAAGATAGAGATGCTAcaaacaatagaaaaaaataagaacaaaaagtCAGCACCAGGGGTAGACGGCatagattataaaatattggcAGAACTACCACTACACATGAAGAACCatctacataaaatatttgaagagaGTTGGAATACAGGAGAAATTCCCCCAGATTGGAAAAAAGgcgaaataataatgttacaaaaaCCGGGGAAAAAAGCTTTACGCCCAATCACTCTCACGTCGTGTGTAGGCAAAACATTAGAAAGGATCATAAACAATAGACTACAGTTATGGCTAGAAGAAAATcagaaattagaaaacaatCAAGCAGGCTTCAGGAAAAATAGGTCAACAATGGATAACTTAATACGAAtaacaaacgaaataaaacataataatagACAAAAACTCAATACAGTAGGTATCTTTGTAGATATTAAAGGAGCATATGACAACGTGAATCTGGTCAAACTTCTACACATCCTAAAAATGATTAACTGCCCTTCAACAATGTACAACTGGATTAGGACCTGGCTTTCCAATAGAAAG AAGAAAATAGACGACGAACGCACCTTTACACTTTTGTACGCAGATGATATAGtcatagtaaataaatataagaaggAAGAGACATCACTACGCCCATCGGAAATAGCTCTAAAGAGATTGGTAGATCATTTAGAAATAAGAGATCTAACAATAGCACCGGAAAAAACCAAAATT AACGCACTTCGAGGATATTGTACACAAGGCAAAAAAACGGTTAGGGATTATTCAGTACCTATGCAGAGGACAGAAAGGTATAAACCAAAATTGGGGGATTAG